A single window of Enterobacteriaceae bacterium ESL0689 DNA harbors:
- the fabD gene encoding ACP S-malonyltransferase: MTQFAFVFPGQGSQTVGMLADMAATWPVIEETFREASAALSYDLWALVQQGPAEELNKTWQTQPALLTASVALYRVWQQQQGRTPQLLAGHSLGEYSALACAGVLDFTDAVRLVEMRGQFMQQAVPEGTGAMSAIIGLDDASIVQVCHQVAEGQVVSPVNFNSPGQVVIAGHKEAVERAGVACKAAGAKRVMPLPVSVPSHCDLMKPAAERLAIELQKITFSAPLIPVVNNVDVRCESTPEAIRDALIRQLYSPVQWTKTVEFMASQGITSLYEIGPGKVLTGLTKRIANTLTASALNEPATMSAALAQ; encoded by the coding sequence ATGACGCAATTTGCTTTTGTGTTTCCGGGGCAGGGTTCTCAGACGGTAGGTATGCTGGCTGATATGGCGGCGACCTGGCCTGTGATTGAAGAAACTTTCCGTGAAGCCTCTGCAGCGTTGAGTTATGATCTGTGGGCGCTTGTCCAGCAAGGGCCAGCGGAGGAGCTGAATAAAACCTGGCAGACACAGCCCGCATTGCTGACCGCGTCTGTGGCGTTATACCGTGTCTGGCAGCAACAGCAGGGCAGAACACCACAATTACTGGCCGGTCACAGCCTGGGGGAATATTCTGCGCTGGCCTGTGCGGGAGTGCTTGATTTTACTGATGCCGTGCGACTGGTCGAAATGCGTGGTCAGTTTATGCAGCAAGCGGTGCCGGAAGGAACTGGGGCAATGTCAGCGATTATCGGTCTTGATGATGCATCGATTGTACAGGTTTGTCACCAGGTTGCCGAAGGTCAGGTGGTTTCTCCGGTGAATTTTAACTCACCCGGTCAGGTGGTTATTGCCGGTCATAAAGAAGCGGTTGAGCGCGCTGGCGTGGCCTGTAAGGCTGCGGGGGCGAAACGTGTCATGCCGCTGCCAGTGAGTGTGCCATCTCACTGTGACCTGATGAAGCCTGCGGCGGAAAGACTGGCGATTGAACTACAAAAAATCACTTTCAGTGCGCCGCTTATTCCGGTGGTCAATAATGTTGATGTGCGGTGCGAAAGCACACCAGAGGCGATACGTGATGCCTTAATCCGGCAGCTGTATAGCCCGGTGCAATGGACGAAAACGGTTGAGTTTATGGCTTCACAGGGAATAACATCGCTGTATGAAATCGGGCCAGGTAAAGTGCTTACTGGATTGACAAAACGGATTGCCAATACTCTGACCGCCTCTGCGCTTAATGAACCTGCGACGATGTCAGCGGCGCTGGCACAATAA
- a CDS encoding ketoacyl-ACP synthase III, which translates to MYTKIIGTGSYLPEEVRTNADLEKMIDTSDEWIVTRTGIRERRIAAVDETVATLGFEAARNALDMAGIKPEQIGLVIVATTSGTHAFPGSACQIQAMLGIHNGCPAFDVAAACAGFTYALSIADQYVKNGIVENALVIGSDVLARTCDPTDRGTIILFGDGAGAVVLSASETPGIISTHLHADGRYGDLLTLPHVDRLNPENPIYLTMSGNEVFKVAVTELAHIVDETLAANHLERSAIDWLVPHQANLRIINATAKKLGMSMDSVVVTLDRHGNTSAASVPCALDEAVRDGRIQRGQLILLEAFGGGFTWGSALIRF; encoded by the coding sequence ATGTATACGAAGATTATTGGCACAGGCAGTTATCTGCCCGAAGAAGTACGTACTAACGCCGATCTGGAAAAAATGATAGATACCTCTGACGAGTGGATTGTCACTCGTACAGGGATCCGTGAACGCCGTATCGCTGCAGTCGATGAAACCGTTGCGACGCTAGGGTTTGAAGCTGCCAGAAATGCGCTGGATATGGCAGGTATTAAGCCAGAACAGATTGGCCTGGTGATTGTGGCGACCACCTCGGGCACCCATGCGTTTCCTGGCTCAGCCTGTCAGATTCAGGCTATGCTCGGTATCCATAATGGTTGTCCGGCGTTTGATGTGGCAGCAGCATGTGCCGGATTCACCTATGCGCTGAGTATCGCCGATCAATATGTAAAAAATGGCATCGTGGAAAATGCGCTGGTGATTGGCTCGGATGTGCTGGCTCGTACCTGCGATCCCACTGATCGTGGCACGATCATTCTCTTTGGTGATGGTGCCGGTGCCGTGGTATTAAGCGCATCTGAGACACCGGGCATTATTTCCACTCATCTGCATGCCGATGGCCGTTATGGTGATCTGTTAACCCTGCCTCATGTCGATCGGCTGAACCCCGAAAATCCCATCTACTTAACCATGTCGGGCAATGAAGTCTTTAAAGTTGCCGTGACGGAACTGGCGCACATTGTTGATGAGACGCTGGCCGCTAATCATCTGGAACGCTCTGCCATTGACTGGCTGGTACCACACCAGGCCAATCTGCGGATCATCAATGCGACTGCGAAAAAGCTGGGGATGTCGATGGACAGTGTCGTGGTGACCCTTGACCGCCACGGAAATACCTCGGCCGCCTCCGTTCCTTGTGCGCTGGATGAAGCGGTACGCGATGGTCGCATTCAGCGTGGTCAACTTATCTTGCTGGAAGCTTTTGGTGGCGGTTTTACCTGGGGCTCCGCACTAATTCGTTTTTAG